CGGGCCAGCATGAGGAAGGTCTTGACCAGCTCGCGCATCTCCTCGGTGGCACGGGCGATCCGTTCCACCTGGGCGCGTGACCGACTGTCCAGGCCGGTGTTCTCCATCAGCAGTTCGCAGGAAGTCGCGAGCACCATCAATGGGGTGCGCAGTTCGTGGCTGACATCGCTGGTGAACAGTCGCTCGCGGGTCAACGCATCGCGCAAGCGACCAAGGGTATCGTCGAACGCCACCGCCAACTGCCCGACTTCGTCGGCAGCATAGTCCGGCGCAAGCGGCGGCGCCAAACCGAGCAATTGGTCACGATGGCGAACCTGACGCGCCAGACGAATCACCGGCGCCATGACCCGACGCGCCAGCAGCCAGCCAAGGAATGCCGCCAGCACCAGGCTGAGCAGGAAGCCCACCACCACCACGGCGAACAGCACCCGCTCACGCTCCTCGAAATCGCTCTGGTCCTGCAACAGTACATAGCGACGACCGTCCACGACCTCGACCATGGCGTGGTAGGAGAGCTGGTCGCGGAACACTTCATGGAAGCCGGCATCGAGGTGACGCAGGTCCTTGGGCAACTCGAAATCATCGCGACCGCCGCTGAAGTAGAACAACTGGTCAGGGCGCGGGCGGTGGCTCCAGTCACTGACGCTGTCCATGCGCAGCAGACGTTGCAGATCCCCCCCACGCACCGAGGAAATCAGGCGTTCTTCGACCAGGTGAACAGTGGCGACGATGCCGAAGGCAAACGCGCCAGCGACCAGCGCGCTCATCAGTGCAAAGGCAATGATGATGCGCTGGGCAAGGCTCTGCTTAAACTCCATCGCGACCCTCGGCGAGGCGATAGCCGACGCCATGGACGGTATGCAACAGGGGCTTTTCGAACGGCTTGTCGATCACCTGGCGCAGTTGGTGGACATGGCTGCGCAAGCTGTCGCTGTCGGGGCAGTCGTCGCCCCACAGGGCTTCTTCGAGGACTTCGCGGCGCAGCACGTGCGGGCTCTTCTGCATCAGCACCGCCAGCAACTTCAGGCCGACCGGGTTGAGTTTGAGCAGCTTGCCCTGACGGGTGACTTCCAGCGTGTCGAGGTCGTAGCTCAGGTCTGCCACCTGCAGCGTACGCCGACCACCGCCCTGGGCGCGACGCAGCACCGCCTCGATGCGCGCGGCCAATTCGGACAGGGCGAAAGGCTTGAGCAGGTAATCGTCGGCCCCAGAACGGAAGCCCTGCAGGCGATCGTCCAGCTGGTCGCGGGCGGTCAGCATGATCACCGGGGTGTCGCGGCGGGCGTCTTCGCGCAGGCGCTTGCACAGGGTGTAGCCATCGATGCCAGGCAGCATGATATCGAGCACGATCAGGTCATAGTGTTCGGTCGCGGCCAGGTGCAGGCCCGACAGGCCGTCCTGGGCGCAGTCGACGGTGTAGCCTTTCATGCCCAGGTAATCAGCCAGGTTGGCGAGGATATCGCGGTTGTCTTCAACCAGTAGAATGCGCATCGGGGTCTCCTGTGCGGCGCTTCGCTGTGCGCGGCAGGCGCAGCTTACGGCCATTGGCCAGGCATCGCCAGCCTTGGTGGAAAAACAGCGTAACTGACGCTTTTTTCACTGATCCTTCACACACAGAGCATAGCCGCGGACCGAAAATGCCCGATCTTTCGTGCCTTCCCCCTTGCCTGTGGAGCCTTCATGCACACCGCCCGACCCCGCCCGATCAACCCCTGGCTGTACCTTGGCATCCCCCTGGCTACCGCACTGGTTCTGCTGCTGCTCGAGGCCACATCGCTGGACATGGACGTGGCCAACCTGATGTTCGATCCGTCCGTGGGTCAATTCATCGGGCGCCATAGCTACTTCCTCGAGACCATTCTGCATGACCGGGTCAAGCAGGCGGTGATCGGTGTCGGGCTGCTGGCGGTAGTAGCGTTCATCGCCAGTTTCTTCTGGTCACGCCTGGGCAGTTGGCGGCGCGAACTGGGTTGCCTGGTGCTGGCCCTGGGGCTGTCCACCGGTTTTGTCACGCCACTCAAGCAACTGACGGCGGTGCAGTGCCCGTGGAGCCTGACCCAGTTTGGCGGCAAGGAAACCTACAGCAAACTGCTCGAAGCGCGGCCAGCGACCGACAAACCAGGGCTGTGCTGGCCCGGCGGCCATGCAGCGACCGGCTTCAGCCTGTTCGCATTGTTCTTCGTGCTGCGTGACCGCAAGCCACGCCTGGCACGTGGTGCCTTCGCCCTCGCGGCAGGTGTCGGGGTGGTGCTATCGGTAGGCCGGATGATGCAGGGCGCACACTTTCTCTCGCACAACGTCTGGACCGCCGTGTTCTGCTGGTTGATCGGATTGGGCTGCTATTACCTGGTGCTCTATCGCAGGGGGATGGCAAGGGTGACCGTGGCTGAACGCGGCATCGCCTGAGTCGACGCAGGTCTGACACACGTGCATGAAAAAGCCCCGCACAAGGCGGGGCTTTTTCATGCAGCTAGGGCCAGGGCTGGCTTACATCATGCCGCCCATGCCACCCATGCCGCCCATGTCTGGCATGCCGCCAGCAGCTGGCTTGTCTTCCGGCAGGTCAGCAACCATGGCCTCGGTGGTGATCATCAGACCACCGATCGAAGCAGCGGCTTGCAGCGCCGAACGGGTGACCTTGGCTGGGTCCAGGATGCCCATCTCGATCATGTCGCCGTATTCGCCGGTAGCAGCGTTGTAGCCGTAGTTGCCCGAA
The Pseudomonas putida genome window above contains:
- a CDS encoding sensor histidine kinase encodes the protein MEFKQSLAQRIIIAFALMSALVAGAFAFGIVATVHLVEERLISSVRGGDLQRLLRMDSVSDWSHRPRPDQLFYFSGGRDDFELPKDLRHLDAGFHEVFRDQLSYHAMVEVVDGRRYVLLQDQSDFEERERVLFAVVVVGFLLSLVLAAFLGWLLARRVMAPVIRLARQVRHRDQLLGLAPPLAPDYAADEVGQLAVAFDDTLGRLRDALTRERLFTSDVSHELRTPLMVLATSCELLMENTGLDSRSRAQVERIARATEEMRELVKTFLMLARAQRDEGAVASRASLREVADDLIGVWRDTIEQKGLTLYYDGRVSASPTLYNATFLQSVMGNLLRNAAHYTDTGYIRLSLEARGFSVEDSGVGIPEEQREAMFKPFVRGDERRGEGLGLGLSLVQRICDDQGWRVTLTATAPHGCRFQVDLSQGTALAHEQEIDTTLQ
- the colR gene encoding two-component system response regulator ColR; the protein is MRILLVEDNRDILANLADYLGMKGYTVDCAQDGLSGLHLAATEHYDLIVLDIMLPGIDGYTLCKRLREDARRDTPVIMLTARDQLDDRLQGFRSGADDYLLKPFALSELAARIEAVLRRAQGGGRRTLQVADLSYDLDTLEVTRQGKLLKLNPVGLKLLAVLMQKSPHVLRREVLEEALWGDDCPDSDSLRSHVHQLRQVIDKPFEKPLLHTVHGVGYRLAEGRDGV
- a CDS encoding phosphatase PAP2 family protein, with protein sequence MHTARPRPINPWLYLGIPLATALVLLLLEATSLDMDVANLMFDPSVGQFIGRHSYFLETILHDRVKQAVIGVGLLAVVAFIASFFWSRLGSWRRELGCLVLALGLSTGFVTPLKQLTAVQCPWSLTQFGGKETYSKLLEARPATDKPGLCWPGGHAATGFSLFALFFVLRDRKPRLARGAFALAAGVGVVLSVGRMMQGAHFLSHNVWTAVFCWLIGLGCYYLVLYRRGMARVTVAERGIA